Part of the Egibacteraceae bacterium genome, GACTTCGTGGCGCTGGAAGCCGAGCCCGTGGTCACCGGCTCCGGCTTCGTGAAGTCCCGCCACCTCGACGACAAAGCGGGTGTGGCGGCGGCGCTCGGAGCGTTCAAGAGCGTCGTGGAGCACGACCTCGTGCTGCCCGTGAGCGTCCACCTGCTGGTGACCATCGCCGAGGAGATCGGCCAAGGCGCCAGCCACGGGCTGCACGCCGACGTGGCCGAGATGGTGTCGCTGGACAACGCGGTCGTCGCACCCGGCCAGTACTCCAAGGAGACCGGCGTCAACGTCGCCATGCAGGACTCCTCCGGGCCGTTCGACTACCACCTGACCCGCAAGATCCTGCGACTCTGCGCCGAGCTGGGCATCCCGGCGCAGCGTGACGTCTTCAACTACTACCGCTCCGACATCGCCGCCGCCATGGAAGCCGGCGCGGAGACCCGTGCCGCGCTCATCGGGTTCGGCGTGGATGCGAGCCACGGCTACGAGCGCACGCACCTGGACGGAATCCGCAACTGCGCCGAGCTCGTCACGGCGTACCTGCAGACCCCTCTCACGTTCGCGTGGGACGAGAGTCCCCGCGGCGCGCTGGAGAACTTCCCCACCCAGGAGCAGGTCGAGCGTATCCGGTGACCGCGGGCCCACCTGCCCCCCAGGCCGCTATCCGAAGGGCCAGGGGGTGGGTGGGGCGACGACGATGACGCGTCCGGTGGGGCTGGTCCAGGTGACGGTGCCGGTGGTGTGGTCAAGGGTGGCGGTCCAGTCCTTGTCGTGGAGCTTGTGGTGGCCGGGGCACTCGGGCAGGGTGTCGTTGAGGTCGGTGGTGTGGGTTTTGACCCATGGGGTGATGTGGTGGGCTTGGGTCCAGGCGGGGGGCCGGTCGCAGTCGGGACCGCGGCAGTGCACGTGCATGGCGTGCAGGACGGTGCGCAGCCAGGCGGGCAGGGTGCGGTGCTTGCTGCCGACGTTGACGGCCCGCCAGGGCCCCAGGGTGAGCACGGCCATGATCGTCGCGGCGGGCACGAGGCCGCGCACGGTCGTGGGACTGACCGGCACCCCCGACCCGAACCGGGGCGGGCGCCGCGGCGGGGGCGGTCTTGCCGAACCGGGCGGGTCCGCGCCGGAGGAGGCGCCCTGGCCGGGGCCGGCCGGCTGCCCCGGTGCACCGGTGCTGGCCTCGCCGGCATCCGCCTCGCCGATATCCGCCTCGCCGGCATCCGCCTCGCCGGCATCCGCCTCGCCGGCAGCCGCCTCGCCGGCAGCCGCCGCGGGGTCGGTCCCGGGCGTGCCGGCACCCGCCGCCGTGCCGTCGGGCTCGTCTGGTCCGCCCGTGGCCGGCGCATCCGCC contains:
- a CDS encoding osmoprotectant NAGGN system M42 family peptidase, with the translated sequence MSPKLLPVDMHYVRDVLVRLLRTPSPSGRTDEVMHLIGQELATLGIPFQLTRRGALIANLTGEQDSPDRAIVVHSDTIGCIVKRLKANGRLQVSPIGTFSARFAEGARVLVLGDDPTQCFTGTILPLKASGHTFGDEVDTQKVAWEQVEVRVDELVDSAADLAALGIQVGDFVALEAEPVVTGSGFVKSRHLDDKAGVAAALGAFKSVVEHDLVLPVSVHLLVTIAEEIGQGASHGLHADVAEMVSLDNAVVAPGQYSKETGVNVAMQDSSGPFDYHLTRKILRLCAELGIPAQRDVFNYYRSDIAAAMEAGAETRAALIGFGVDASHGYERTHLDGIRNCAELVTAYLQTPLTFAWDESPRGALENFPTQEQVERIR